From one Triticum urartu cultivar G1812 chromosome 3, Tu2.1, whole genome shotgun sequence genomic stretch:
- the LOC125547740 gene encoding uncharacterized protein LOC125547740, with product MAEFAPGAELQILSHCLTCRHGSSSRHPHGRIHAIHGLSASSFRRSRGKSIDRAAKIMPPPRLQVRPPSAARLLGRPRLPPAGQFFPASELPCAAGSHRPRHPLVTDGRLRAKSLAALHLGCSERELQLPFIDQAPSALNIVEWLNQLKPLGPAGSLEPVWPDPC from the coding sequence ATGGCCGAGTTCGCGCCCGGTGCTGAGCTCCAGATCCTTAGCCACTGCCTCACCTGCCGCCACGGATCATCTTCGCGCCATCCCCACGGTCGGATCCACGCCATCCACGGCCTCTCTGCTTCGTCCTTTCGCCGTAGTCGCGGCAAGTCCATCGACCGAGCCGCCAAGATCATGCCACCGCCTCGACTCCAGGTCCGGCCGCCGTCGGCCGCTCGCCTCCTCGGGCGCCCGCGCCTACCACCGGCCGGCCAGTTCTTCCCCGCCTCGGAGCTCCCTTGCGCCGCCGGATCCCATCGTCCCCGCCACCCACTTGTCACCGATGGTCGCCTCCGCGCCAAGTCACTCGCCGCGCTGCATCTTGGCTGCAGTGAGCGGGAGCTGCAGTTACCCTTCATTGACCAGGCCCCCTCTGCCCTGAACATTGTCGAATGGTTGAACCAGCTGAAACCGCTCGGTCCTGCCGGCTCGCTCGAACCGGTCTGGCCCGATCCGTGCTAA